CGCAAATTCAATTGAGCGCACGGCTTTTGTGACACCTGACGGCCAATTCGAATTTCTAACTATGCCCTTCGGGTTAAAGAATGCCCCATCCGTGTTCCAGCGTGCAGTTATGAAAGCTTTGGGTGAGCTTGCCCACTCTTACGTTATCGTTTATATGGACGATATAATGATTATCGCAGAAACAAAAGAAGAAGCTTTTGTAAGGTTAAGGacagttttgaaaatattatcgCAGGCtgggttttcttttaatatcgGAAAATGTTCATTCCTGAAATCTTGCGTTGAATATCTGGGGTTTGTGGTAAAAGAGGGCGAAATAAGACCAAATCCCTCTAAGATAAAAGCATTAGTCGCTTTACCGCCTCCGCAGTCTGTTACCCAAGTAAGACAATTTATTGGCCTAGCCTCTTATTTTAGGCAGTTTGTGCCAAAGTTTTCAGAAATCATGAGACCCTTATATAGACTGAcctgcaaaaacaaaatatttgaatggaAACTTGAACACGAACAAATTCGTCAAAAAGTCACTAAATTGCTTACAGATGAGCCCGTCCTTGTTATCTTCGATCCTCGGCATCCCATTGAACTGCATACAGATGCCAGTATGGATGGCTACGGAGCAATTCTACTCCacaaaatagataataaaCGTCGTGTAGTTGAGTAttacagcaaacaaacatccTTGACGGAATCTCGATATCATTCGTACGAGCTTGAAACTTTAGCTGTGTATAACTCCATGAGACACTTTCGTCACTATTTACATGGACGacgatttgttgtttttacagACTGTAATTCTCTAAAAGCTACTCGCAACAAGACTGAACTAACGCCGAGAGTACACCGTTGGTGGGCATATATGCAGTCCTTCGACTTTGACATAGAATAtagaccaaaaatataaaggaCCTTTCCTCGTGACAGAGGTACTTGAGGgagatcgttatattttaaaatctttaactAATAAGCGGACTTATAAGTACCCACATGAAGCTTTGCGCAGTATGCCAACAGAGGAGATCCCCAAAGAGTTAGATCTATGTGATGATCAAGAAAACGTTGAAAGAGACGTTAGAAATCCCTTGGTGGATTCCAATGTGGATGAAAACGTTGAAAGAGACGTTAGAAATCCCTTGGTGGATTCCAATGTGGATGAAAACGTTGAAAGAGACGTTAGAAATCCCTTGGTGGATTTCAATGTGGATGAAAACGTTGAAAGAGACGTTAGAAATCCCTTGGTGGATTCCAATGTGGATGAAAACGTTGAAAGAGACGTTAGAAATCCGTTGGTGGATGCCAATGTAAGCGAAAAGTTACTGAGTTGTTTGAAGACTCAAGTGAATGAGAGGCATTGATGGATTTCAATGCGAGATTGGGGACACATGCAACGTCGCCAAGTTGCCAGTGCTAGTAGGTACACGTGTTACTGTGTTGACTTATTTGATGTCTGGTGACTGGCGGCGTGGCGGGTTGAATTGTCCTAGTGTGTtgctaataataacaaacGATCTTCTTGGTACTTCTGTCACTCGAGTTGGTCGataacaagaaaaataaaattaaaaaaaaaaaaaaaagagaacctTTACTAATACTCTGAATTACGTTTAATGTTATCTTTCTAGATTAAgcttgtttaatttcaaaactTATATTACACACGAGGACGTGTGCTGGTCAGGAAGGCCGTGTCGCATCATTATTagtcttatttttattttctatgttccatctctaataaataaaattcgtatCGAGCTGTTCTTGTCTTCGTTTCTTTTTGATCGCTGTTCGCTGTGTTCCGTTACGCGAGTTTAACGGATTTTGCTCTGTTCTACATAGCCTCGGTTCGACGATGCGTTAGAGTGAGACAAATGCTTGTCCTGTGGTGAGTTCGGACCAGCATGTATCAAGCGAGATAGAGCGATGTTGAAATGTACGCGGGTCACTTATGTTTGAAAACTCTGAAAAAGCAGACGCGTGAATATGTCGCAACCGAGGAAGTGTACGACTCGCGGGCGGAGCGCGGCAACAGAGGACCCCGAAACAGTTAACTTTCcgacatcagaagtgggatcgCCTCAGCCCCAAGCCATCACTGATGATCGCCTGTCCACAATTTTAGAAATGCAGCATCGTAATCTATTGGAAATTGTAAATGCCGTGAGGGGCTCGCAGACTACACAAGTAGTTGTACTACCCAAGTTCAACCCTGAGTCCGCCGGTTCAAGTGCAGCCACTTGGTGCTCTACAGTGGACCTTATTGTAGGAGAAAATCCTCTGGATGGCAGTGCTTTGCTCATGGCCTTAACCAAATCATTGGAGGGCAGTGCTTCTAATTGGCTGTCACAAATTTGTTTCGCCGGAATGACTTGGAGCCAATTCCAAGAAATGTTCCTTCAGCAGTATGAAGGCAATGagacgccagcagcaacagtctTTAATGTATTAAACGGGCGGCCAAACGACGGCGAATGTCTTGCGCTGTATGGTAGCCGATTAATAACAACACTTATGGCAAAATGGAAGTCTATGACCGCAGAAGAAATCGCAGTGTCTGTTGCCCTGGCACATGCTGCAAATATAGATGGTAGGCTGCAACGCACTGTGTTCACAACTACTGTCAAAACACGCAACGAGTTGCAGAACGAGCTAAGAGCGTTTTCGTATGGCAAGAGGAAGGACCATCCCGTTCCAGAAAATTCTACCAGCAAAAGAGCTCGCCTACACCCAAATGTTGAGTGCCACTTTTGTGGAAAAATTGGCCACAAGATAGCTGACTGCCGCTCCATGAAAAACAACTTAAAGAATCAACAAGGATCTAGTTCGAGTATTGGGCGCTTATCTGACTCTAAACCTGGGTCAATTACTTGCTATAGATGTGGAAACCAGGGGCATATAGCGTCAGCTTGCCCTGCAAGACAATCGTTGTCAAACCAAACTAAAGCCGACGAGAAGCGTGTCAACGTGTGTCACGTAGTCGAGCCAATTGGGACATTGATATCATCTGGTGAGTCGTATCCATTTTATTTCGACTCTGGAGCCGAATGCTCACTTGTAAGAGAATCTGTGTCCACCCAACTCTCGGGCACACGAATTAACAACATTGTAGTTTTAAAGGGTATCGGAAATAATACTGTTACCAGTACATTACAAATTTTGTCAAACGTAACAATAAGTGGCTACTGTCTCGAAGTGCTTTTTCACGTAATTCTTaatgattgcattaattataatattataattggaCGCGAAATTTTAAGTCAGGGATTTAGTGCTACTATAACAATAGATAAAATAGAGTTATGTAAAACAAGGTCTGTGCAAACCCTATCTGCTTTGAGTAGTAGTTCGTGTTACAACTGGCGAATTAGAAGTACGCTTAATTGATCCAATAAAAACTGTACACAGACGACCGTACCGACTTAGTAtagaggaaaaacaaattgtcCGAAACAAGGTTAATGAGCTGCTGTTAGCTAACATCATCCGTCCTAGCAGCTCACCGTTCGCCAGTCCAGTTTTACtcgttaaaaagaaaaatggttCTGATCGTCTTTGCGTGGATTACCGCGAACTAAATACAAACACAGTTGCAGAGAAATATCCCTTACCACTAATTAGTGACCAAATATCTAGGTTGTGTGGAGCAAGTTTCTTTAGTTGCTTGGATATGGCCAGCGGGTTTCATCAGATACCTATTCACGCAAATTCAATTGAGCGCACGGCTTTTGTGACACCTGACGGCCAATTCGAATTTCTAACTATGCCCTTCGGGTTAAAGAATGCCCCATCCGTGTTCCAGCGTGCAGTTATGAAAGCTTTGGGTGAGCTTGCCCACTCTTACGTTATCGTTTATATGGACGATATAATGATTATCGCAGAAACAAAAGAAGAAGCTTTTGTAAGGTTAAGGacagttttgaaaatattatcgCAGGCtgggttttcttttaatatcgGAAAATGTTCATTCCTGAAATCTTGCGTTGAATATCTGGGGTTTGTGGTAAAAGAGGGCGAAATAAGACCAAATCCCTCTAAGATAAAAGCATTAGTCGCTTTACCGCCTCCGCAGTCTGTTACCCAAGTAAGACAATTTATTGGCCTAGCCTCTTATTTTAGGCAGTTTGTGCCAAAGTTTTCAGAAATCATGAGACCCTTATATAGACTGAcctgcaaaaacaaaatatttgaatggaAACTTGAACACGAACAAATTCGTCAAAAAGTCACTAAATTGCTTACAGATGAGCCCGTCCTTGTTATCTTCGATCCTCGGCATCCCATTGAACTGCATACAGATGCCAGTATGGATGGCTACGGAGCAATTCTACTCCacaaaatagataataaaCGTCGTGTAGTTGAGTAttacagcaaacaaacatccTTGACGGAATCTCGATATCATTCGTACGAGCTTGAAACTTTAGCTGTGTATAACTCCATGAGACACTTTCGTCACTATTTACACGGACGacgatttgttgtttttacagACTGTAATTCTCTAAAAGCTACTCGCAACAAGACTGAACTAACGCCGAGAGTACACCGTTGGTGGGCATATATGCAGTCCTTCGACTTTGACATAGAATAtagaccaaaaatataaaggaCCTTTCCTCGTGACAGAGGTACTTGAGGgagatcgttatattttaaaatctttaactAATAAGCGGACTTATAAGTACCCACATGAAGCTTTGCGCAGTATGCCAACAGAGGAGATCCCCAAAGAGTTAGATCTATGTGATGATCAAGAAAACGTTGAAAGAGACGTTAGAAATCCCTTGGTGGATTCCAATGTGGATGAAAACGTTGAAAGAGACGTTAGAAATCCCTTGGTGGATTCCAATGTGGATGAAAACGTTGAAAGAGACGTTAGAAATCCCTTGGTGGATTTCAATGTGGATGAAAACGTTGAAAGAGACGTTAGAAATCCCTTGGTGGATTCCAATGTGGATGAAAACGTTGAAAGAGACGTTAGAAATCCGTTGGTGGATGCCAATGTAAGCGAAAAGTTACTGAGTTGTTTGAAGACTCAAGTGAATGAGAGGCATTGATGGATTTCAATGCGAGATTGGGGACACATGCAACGTCGCCAAGTTGCCAGTGCTAGTAGGTACACGTGTTACTGTGTTGACTTATTTGATGTCTGGTGACTGGCGGCGTGGCGGGTTGAATTGTCCTAGTGTGTtgctaataataacaaacGATCTTCTTGGTACTTCTGTCACTCGAGTTGGTCGataacaagaaaaataaaattaaaaaaaaaaaaaaaaagagaacctTTACTAATACTCTGAATTACGTTTAATGTTATCTTTCTAGATTAAgcttgtttaatttcaaaactTATATTACACACGAGGACGTGTGCTGGTCAGGAAGGCCGTGTCGCATCATTATTagtcttatttttattttctatgttccatctctaataaataaaattcgtatCGAGCTGTTCTTGTCTTCGTTTCTTTTTGATCGCTGTTCGCTGTGTTCCGTTATGCGAGTTTAACGGATTTTGCTCGGTCGCAACCGAGGAAGTGTACGACTCGCGGGCGGAGCGCGGCAACAGAGGACCCCGAAACAGTTAACTTTCCGACATATACACTACATCACTACACTAAACTACAGATCCATGTTTAAATTGGGATATCTGAAATAAAatggtacaatttttttaaCTGAGGTCCACCAAATAAAACGCCTCTAAGTGAAGAAATTGAACAACATTGTATCAAAGACGAAACAGGACGTCAAAGATTAAGTGTGCTTGCATAcctaaaatattataaatacaaaacaggaaaacttcttaaaaattgtaattctTATAGGCTTAGGGAAATGTAAGTCGACAGCTAACTGAGCTCGCAAGCCGTTTGGAATCcgataatatatttatataccaaATAATGTCGCAAAACTTTTCTTCACTTCGGTACAAGCGCCTGACTAAAATCAATTTACGGTGTCCACGAATATGAAAATTGTACACTGACGATGAACTAGTGTCAAATTTGTACAGCACCTATTTTAACAACATTCTTAACGAGAAAACTTAGAcagcatttttaatataattgtttttttcgcGTTTCCACATGTGCACATATACACATGtgacaatttgaattttaaaattaaataagaagaaaggcatttttttaaataaaaagacatGAAAATAACTTCAAATTTTTCGAACTACAATTACACTTAATGCGCGTGCGCatttaatagaatttaaaatgcagTGTTCACTAATTAGTTTAAACTCGAAAATGTTTCGATATAATTGAGTAATTGAAATTCTACGggaaacaacaacgaaaagaAAGAGGTTTGTGGGTCGGAAACCAGAATACCCAACTAGACAAAATTTCGTCAGAAACCCACTCTCCTCCCGGACAAACTTCAGGGTCAATGGCTTTACCCTACATACTATCAACCATCCGGATGACAGACAACACGAGGGGGCGCCGATCCTTGCTAGATCAAATATCTCTCATCGCCACTCTATCTCAAAATCATATCCAGGAAGTAACTATTCAGCTGACTGCAAGCAGAGGAAACTTTAATGTTGCCTCAATATACTGCCCTCCGACACTTAGATGGACAGATGCCATTGCTGGGCATTTCATCACACACAATTGGAGAAGCCACATGCTACCCCCACCGTGCAACTGCCTCTCCAAGTGCCATAGATTTTGGGATCTCCAAAGGCTTTAGACAGCAACTAATCAGGGTGAAAGTGCTAACAGAACTGTTATCTGACCATCATCTGCCATTGATTGAAGACGCCCAATTATTTAGAAGTGTTAAAAAAATGCTGTCTCCACAAGCGAGAATTCGGATCTTTAAAGAACACATCGAGGCTACTGTAGAACTCAACATTTTCATTGACACTTGCAGTAGGCTGGAAGCGTACGTCGACTACTTCACATCGGCGATCATTGAAGCTGCAAGGCAGGCTACACCAAGTTGGCCATAAGGAGGCCTGCCATTTTAAGCTTGAAGGCTAGGGACTTGCTTAGCCACAAAAGACGCCTCAGAAGACAATACACCGCGACAGGAGATCCTAGCATTTACCAGCAATATTCATACTCCAACGCTCAGACACGCTCTATACCTTACCGCATAAGGTAATGATGCAACTAAAGGCtttgcagcaaaaaaaaaccctgGTTACTATGGCATAGACAACCGAACTGCGAAATTTCTACCACGCAAAGGAGTGCTTGCtcttgtgaaaatatttaatgatatgCTAAGATTAGGTAATTTTCCCAGGCAATGAAAACGTGCGCGCATTGTAATGATCCCCAAAGCTGGAAAGTCACCAACACAGATCGACTCATACCGCCCGATAATCCTGCTACCAACTTTCTCCAACGTTTTTGAGAGAATTTTGCTTACCCGCTTGATGGAACTGCCGGAGGTAGGTAACACATCCCACAAGAACTAGCTTTGAACAGTCGGCGTATTTTTGGACGTGAAACAAGCGTTTGATAAGGTGTGGCATGTAGGTCTGCTATATAAAATGAAAGATCTCCTCCGAGCAGCCCATTATGCCATCCTCAGCTCCTTCATCGCTGATCGGCCCTTCGATGTTGCTGTACGAAACTGTCGGTCAAGCCTGGAACACATTCATGCAGGGGTTCCACAGGGAAGTGTGCTTGGACCCTTCCCGTATACCCTGTACACTGCTGACATTCCAACTCCCGTCAACAACACCGATGAAGCCTCCCCtgctcagctgctcctggccaccTACACTGATGACACCGCCATGCTTGCGTCGCACTCATCCTTTCAATTCAGCCCAATGCAGTTCAGGAATGGCTGCATGCAATCGAGCGATGGACTGGTAAATGGAACAAATCCATTACATTCACTAAGTCGGCCTGTGTCACATTTACCCTGCGACCTCAACATGCCTAGGTCTTCTCTTTGACGGAAATACCATTGACCACGTCTCATCCCACTGCTACTTCGGAGTTCACCTTGATGGACGCTGAGTTGAAAAGCCCATATCACGGCAGTTAGAGCCAAATCCTCATGGAAGCTGAAAAAGCTGGACAGGCTTTTCCACTCAAGCAACCCTCATATGGCAGTTAAGGCTCCCTTAATAAAAGCCATATTAGGTCCAACACTGACCTACGCAATCCAAGTGTGGAGTTTGCCTCCGGGACTCAGCTCAATGGGCTTGGAGTAATACAATCGCGAGCGGCACGACATGCATCTGGGCTACCCTGGTATGTGAGCAACCGAGTCATCGAAAAGGACTTAAAAGTTGTCCCACTGGGAGACCAAATAAACTTCCACAGCAGCCGATATGCCGACAGACTTAGCGCCCACCCGAACTCGTTGGCGAATCTTGTCGACCCTTTTTCCCCCTATTTTACATTTGTATACATTATAATTAAGGAACAGTATCCATAATATTAAGCAACACATTAAGTTCATAAGTTCAGAACAATAAAagatttcaaaaaaaaaaaacattcttCGTGTTGATTCTGTACGAGTATGAACAcaagaaatcaaaatgcactttacaattttatattcaatgcatatatttatgtcttcatgttttaaaaaatcaagTAATTATACCACCCAAGACCTAACATTAATTTAGCTTAATCTAGATAAcgacaaaaaatttaattcactGGTaagcataattattatttgataccCAATCTGCCACCGAAATGCTCTTCTGTGGAAgcgttttcaaaaaaaaaaaaaaaaaaacaagccaacAGTGTATAACAAAATACACGGAAAAAATTAATCAGCATTACCAAGGAACCTTGCGTTAAAATTATTCGGATAATCTTGCAGTTCAAGATTAGTCGTGGTTGAAAACGGCTGCGGCCCACCTAAAAAATCATAAGTAAGAGCTGTCCCAAATGCAAGCTAAATTGGTAAATTCTTGTTTAATATGCCTCTTCACCTTCACAGAGAAGGAATTCTTTGAGTTGCGCATTTGAAGTCAGGGACGCAATCTTCTGATTGCTGGCCGTTATGAGAGGCGTGTTGGCGAGGTGTGTTGCTGTCGGCAGTTGGAGTTGGTGTCTTAAGCGGTGTCGCCGTAGGCGAAGTTGGTGCCGAACAGAGAGTTGCACACTTTCACGGCCACGTTGCGACGGGCGATCTTCTTGGATCTGCCGTGGGCGTGGAATTCCTGGTTGTCCACCGTGATTCCCAGATGCTGCATGCCGTTGGTCTTGTCGCCAGATGACCCGTAGTCCGAGTAGCTGAGTCCCGGTCGCATCTGCAGGGAAATTGATTACTGACAGTGAATATAGTGAGGTGGGCTGGCCTACAATGCAAAGAATGGTCGCCGGGTGCATGGTCTCCCAGCCAGAGGGTAGCTCCGTACGCACTGGCGGCTTCTTTGGCTCCTTCGGCGCGGCGGGAACTGGAGTTCCGGCATCCCCTCCGGCCTGCTGGGCAGCATTGGCCGAAGAGTGCATCTCGGGTACGACATAGCCCTCGCGCTCCCACTCCGCGAACAGCTTGTAGATGGCAAACGAAGCCAGATTCAACATGGGCAGATCATCATCCGGTGCATCGGCCTCATCCTCTTTAGTGTCTATTGGCTCCGCACCCATCTCCACCTGGTGAATACGGGGAGGCTTAGGCGTCATCTTCGCAATTATAAAATCGCGCCAAGCCTTCTCGCAGGCCGCGTTCTTGGCTGTCATCTTTGAGGTACCCTTGCCCTCGTACTGATTGGAGTTCACAGTGACAACGGCCGTGAATCCCCCGTCGGTATTGCTGTCGATGGTGAAATCGCTGATGGTCACGCCCTTAACCTCGTTGAGGGCCATCAGAGCGTTCTTGGGGAGCATGGACTTGCGCAGCTGGCGGTTCTGTCGCAGCTTCTTGTCCCGAGTGCGTTCTACGATCGAGTTAAAAGACATATATGTTATGGTAAAAATGTTAAGTAATTTCCAGTCTGTCCTTTCATAAGAACTCTAGtgattcgtgtgtgtgtgcgataaAAGTCTGGGAAAACTGATCACCAAAGAATTCCACGCTTACCAGACGACTTCTTGCGCTTTTGGAAGATCTTTTTAAATGGGATCTTGCCCCCGATGCCGCTGGCACTGGTACTGGCACTGGTATTGTCCTCTATAATGTCGACCGACGGTTCATCGTCGACAGAGATCGGCTCCTCCTTGATGATAACTGGCAAGGGCAGCTTCGAGGCGATGGCGTCCGCATCCGGATTTTGCTGCTGGACGGACGAGTTCGGCACTTGAACGGGGACAGGAGTCGATGGCTGCTGAACAGCCACCGGAGTGGCCGGTGTCGGATATGAAGCCACCGGAGGagactgctgctcctggacaTTGGCGGCCTGCAACGGCATTTGGATCAAAGGCTTGACGGTGGCATTGGGATTCTGCGTTTGCGAAAGAGTTTCATTAGCCGATTAGTTAGCGAAGGCAACGGGTTCCGCCTGGCTACCCTAGACAAAATCACTTGCAGCGAGCTGGTCAAGTGGGTCGACAGAAAAGCGACTCGCTGGCCAACGGAAACCATCAAGTCGTCAAGTTACGCGGAAGCGTCAGGGTGGTCGGCTGGTCTACTTAAAACCATAGTTCAGGAACTAGCCATGGCCATTCCTGCGACCCAAGTGCCCTGAAACGAAGCTCTGCACCAGCGGAGTCACCTGCCCAGCGACTGTGGATCTCCGGTCATTGCATCCAGCCAAGGACTCCGGGACCTGGTTGTCTATGCTAATCTATGGAAATCAGGTGTACTCTACTAGTAGGGTAACTATTCCCTCATTCAATTCAAGGGGTTAAAAACGGCAAAGTCcgattaacaaataaattcagtCTAATGGTGAGTTAATTTTTCGCTGATGTATTCTGTTGCAGCGAGGTTCGAGAAAATCAAATTCTAATTCTAATACAATTTTCTCCGTTATGCAAAAATAGAGTAATTTTTAATGACTAGTGCTCTATAAGTTACAcaattctaaaataagttaaattttttctttctattttagTAAGAAACAAATCGAACACGAATTCGTTTTGGAATAGGCATAGTATAGTTAAGGGGATCCTTCGGTCATCGGCTGAGCTCATGGTCGCCGGCTCGTTTCGGGCACTTTCGGTGGAGTGAATGGGCATTGCTATCTGACGCAAAACTAATAATTTTAGTTACAATTTTGGGTGAATGCATTTTCAGTAGCCATAAAAGTTAGCGATAACCGCAAGTCCAGCGTGAAACCATCGCAGTGCTAGCCATCTCTGGTTGATCGAAAGCACGAAGGGAGTGGAATGAGTGCAATGACCAAATGGGTGGGATACAAATGCAATGGAAGAGGGAAAGCTGGGGGTGGGCTGGAGGGTGCATTGTGGATGCTGGTGGAATTCGGACAACGGTCTGCACTTTCGATTAACCCGCTTTTAGTGGCTATTGCAAATGAATTCACAATTGTGgtgaacacacacactcattttGTGCGCTGCaaattatagaaataaaatcgaaaactcTGTTATTTCACAAATCAAATATGGATAAGTCCAacaatggtttttgttttcgtgatGTATTTTCACTCGGAATACATCTCTTCGTGACGTCACAGGGAACCTTAAACTCACAcacttgcaaaatatttagagATTCTTACGTAAATGCCTCCAAAGACAAATGGCTTGTTGTTTGCAGCAAATGGATGACGATTTCGCTTCATCTtgatttttctgttttttctaatttaatttttcactgcTCTAATCACAGAGACAACCTTAATGCACTGTTGTGAAAAACTAAAGTAGGGATGTCATGTCAAACTATATGTAAGTATTTTGTACATATTTCGAAAATcgatttttgtattaaatatattatagaCATTTCACACTAGCCATAGTCATATAACCAAGTGAATAGATCGGTATTTGAAGTGtccaaaaatgtaaaataatatataaaaaattaattctttGTTTCTTAACGAGTTAAAAAAGGCAATGCTTTAACGTATTAAATCTTTTTTATGACTTGCAAACACAATTTGACAGTCCGCAGCGTGGGCAAAATCTATAAGGTTCCAATCaacgaaaaacagaaaaggtGTTCACACTGTTTTAACAAGAGTTTTGCGTTTCCTCAACCACAGCAATAGGAAAGAATgcgaatttatgaaaataaacacCGAATTAAGTGAATTAATTATCTGGGTTGGGATTAATCGCccagtttttaatatttttcatatattaaacaaatattattattcgtCAAAGTAAGGTAAGATACCTGTAACTCAGATAGGGGTAGTTCGATGGAGAATTTTCGACATTCTTTTGGCATATCTATAGAAAGCTCCAAGACAAATAATTTTCTGAAAAAAATgggaacatttttgaaaagtgttGGCATGGCAGTTTTGGACAAACTGCTCTATAATCTGGAGAATAAGTCTCAACGCCCTGACTTTTTATAGTTCCTCAGATCTAGAAATTTATACGGACAGAAATGGACAGATCgcggtttttattattttacgaaAATTGAAGCAGTAGTCAACCTGCGCTGCATACAGGCTTAGTCCCAACTAGCACTTAAGGTTCGCGATGTTCCAAAGTTCATACAATCGGGCAGTCGGACAAAAGACCATGGGAAAGCACGACTCGTTTTGTAATCATAGACTACAGAGAACTTATATACACCCACCTAcaaaaaatccaatttaatttttcgctGCTCAAGTCACAAAACTATTGACAATGAAGACAAACCCGGATCAAATGAAACCACAAGGTAACTATAGATCTATGTTTACATTGTAGTATCTGAAACAAAATGATACAATTTTTATACCTTTTACTTGTAGAGCTATactagatttgttgaaaagtatataacaagcagaaggaagcgttgccgactatataaattatatgtattcttgatcaggatcaatagccgagtcgatcaaGCCATgaccgtctgtccgtatgaacgtcgagatctcaggaaatataaaagctagaaggttgagattcagcatacagtTTTTAGAGACATAGATGTTGCGCAAGTTTATTTACAAACCGCATAAAActaccacgcccacacttttgaaaaatgtgttgattttttttcacatttgtattaatcttgtaaatttgcAAGATCGATTTGCCTAATAACTTATTTTTGTCTTTGGTCTATGGCTTTACCCTACATACTGCCAACCATCCGGATGACAGACAACATCCTTGCTAGATCAAATATCTCTCATCGCCACTCTATCTCAAAATCATATCCAGGAAGTAACTATTCAGCTGACTGCAAGCAGAGGAAACTTTAATGTTGCCTTAATATACTGCCCTCCTTACACTTAGATGGACAGATGCCATTGCTGGGCAGTTCATCACACACAATTGGAGAAGCCACATGCTACCCCCACCGTGCAACTGCCTCTCCAAGTGCCATAGATTTTGGGATCTCCAAAGGCTTTAGACAGCAACTAATCAGGGTGAAAGTGCTGACAGAACTGTTATCTGACCATCATCTGCCATTGATTGAAGACGCCCAATCATTTAGAAGTGTTAAAAAAATGCTGTCTCCACAAGCGAGAATTCGGATCTTTAAAGAACACATCGAGGCTACTGTAGAACTCAACATTTTCA
This Drosophila simulans strain w501 chromosome X, Prin_Dsim_3.1, whole genome shotgun sequence DNA region includes the following protein-coding sequences:
- the LOC6739845 gene encoding double-stranded RNA-specific editase 1 isoform X2 encodes the protein MKRNRHPFAANNKPFVFGGIYNPNATVKPLIQMPLQAANVQEQQSPPVASYPTPATPVAVQQPSTPVPVQVPNSSVQQQNPDADAIASKLPLPVIIKEEPISVDDEPSVDIIEDNTSASTSASGIGGKIPFKKIFQKRKKSSERTRDKKLRQNRQLRKSMLPKNALMALNEVKGVTISDFTIDSNTDGGFTAVVTVNSNQYEGKGTSKMTAKNAACEKAWRDFIIAKMTPKPPRIHQVEMGAEPIDTKEDEADAPDDDLPMLNLASFAIYKLFAEWEREGYVVPEMHSSANAAQQAGGDAGTPVPAAPKEPKKPPVRTELPSGWETMHPATILCIMRPGLSYSDYGSSGDKTNGMQHLGITVDNQEFHAHGRSKKIARRNVAVKVCNSLFGTNFAYGDTA
- the LOC6739845 gene encoding double-stranded RNA-specific editase 1 isoform X3, which encodes MKRNRHPFAANNKPFVFGGIYAANVQEQQSPPVASYPTPATPVAVQQPSTPVPVQVPNSSVQQQNPDADAIASKLPLPVIIKEEPISVDDEPSVDIIEDNTSASTSASGIGGKIPFKKIFQKRKKSSERTRDKKLRQNRQLRKSMLPKNALMALNEVKGVTISDFTIDSNTDGGFTAVVTVNSNQYEGKGTSKMTAKNAACEKAWRDFIIAKMTPKPPRIHQVEMGAEPIDTKEDEADAPDDDLPMLNLASFAIYKLFAEWEREGYVVPEMHSSANAAQQAGGDAGTPVPAAPKEPKKPPVRTELPSGWETMHPATILCIMRPGLSYSDYGSSGDKTNGMQHLGITVDNQEFHAHGRSKKIARRNVAVKVCNSLFGTNFAYGDTA
- the LOC6739845 gene encoding double-stranded RNA-specific editase 1 isoform X4; its protein translation is MSAANVQEQQSPPVASYPTPATPVAVQQPSTPVPVQVPNSSVQQQNPDADAIASKLPLPVIIKEEPISVDDEPSVDIIEDNTSASTSASGIGGKIPFKKIFQKRKKSSERTRDKKLRQNRQLRKSMLPKNALMALNEVKGVTISDFTIDSNTDGGFTAVVTVNSNQYEGKGTSKMTAKNAACEKAWRDFIIAKMTPKPPRIHQVEMGAEPIDTKEDEADAPDDDLPMLNLASFAIYKLFAEWEREGYVVPEMHSSANAAQQAGGDAGTPVPAAPKEPKKPPVRTELPSGWETMHPATILCIMRPGLSYSDYGSSGDKTNGMQHLGITVDNQEFHAHGRSKKIARRNVAVKVCNSLFGTNFAYGDTA
- the LOC6739845 gene encoding double-stranded RNA-specific editase 1 isoform X1; this encodes MVSVGQRVAFLSTHLTSSLQVILSRNPNATVKPLIQMPLQAANVQEQQSPPVASYPTPATPVAVQQPSTPVPVQVPNSSVQQQNPDADAIASKLPLPVIIKEEPISVDDEPSVDIIEDNTSASTSASGIGGKIPFKKIFQKRKKSSERTRDKKLRQNRQLRKSMLPKNALMALNEVKGVTISDFTIDSNTDGGFTAVVTVNSNQYEGKGTSKMTAKNAACEKAWRDFIIAKMTPKPPRIHQVEMGAEPIDTKEDEADAPDDDLPMLNLASFAIYKLFAEWEREGYVVPEMHSSANAAQQAGGDAGTPVPAAPKEPKKPPVRTELPSGWETMHPATILCIMRPGLSYSDYGSSGDKTNGMQHLGITVDNQEFHAHGRSKKIARRNVAVKVCNSLFGTNFAYGDTA